GACAAAGACTTCAAGCGCCTCGTCACCGCCATCATTGACGCGGGTAACGACATCCTCATGATTTCTTACACGTCCAAAGCCAAGGACATGCTCAACATCATGATGGAACTTTCAGACAAAAGCTCAAAATACAAGAAGCGCATCGAAGAATCCGCCGCCCGCATCTTGAAGCTGAAATACAAAGCTGGTATTTTGAAGTTATAAATTTTCGCGGCGTCTTGAGCAACAATTCCGCGCGCATCTCGCAGACACAATTTTCGCAATAGCCATTGACTAATGACTACTTACTAAAAGCCTGCTTCTTGGCAACGGAGATATTCACGACGTTCTTCATCACGCCCGCCTCGCCAACTTTCTCCAACGCAGACCTCAAAATGGCAGCCGCCGCAAGCGTATCGTCCAAAGCGCGGTGATGATTAAAATCCGGGAGTCCCAGTGATTCCGTGAGTTTGTGCAAACTATAGCTCGGTTGCCCCGGGAACACACGCCGCGAAAGCTTTACCGTACAAAGTCTCGCAGGATTGAACTTAATGCAACAGCGTTTCAGTTCCGCAGTCATGTACTTGCAGTCGAACTGAACGTTGTGCGCTACAAAAATGCGGTCTTGCAATAAAGCAGCCACATGCTCAGCAATCACGCCAAATTGCGGTTGTCCACTAACCATCTCGTCGGTGATGCCCGTAAGCTCTCGCACAAACGGCGTTATCGGCTTTCCTGGGTCTACAAGCGCGTGGTACGTTTCAACAATTTCGGAACCGTCCATCAGGGCGATTCCGATTTCCATTATTCGATTATCTTCACCATGTCCGCCGGTCGTTTCGAGATCGACTACCGCAAATTTTAGCAATGCAAATTACCTAACGGGGATATCGATATCGAGCGTCTCCATCCCGTCGCGAGCCTGCACACGCGCAAGCATCACATTAGACTTCGGGTGCCCGTAAACAGGGACAACCATCAAATTAGACACGCCTCTCTGTTCACTCGGAACCGCTTCGGTATCGTAAGCTGTTTTCGTAAATATAGGTTTCTTACCGCCATCGTAAAGGGAGTAAGTCAGCTTACGCGGGAATCCTTTCTTGATTTGCGAAGTCTTGACCTGGAAATAGATGTATCCGCCCTGCGGAACTGCTCTTAAGCTATCTCTAATTTCTTGTTCGGTGGCGTATTCCGCTTCCATGGCAAGGCGAACGTTCTTGCGCACACGATCCGGAGATTCATATTCCACCATCACATTGAACTTGGCATCTTCAGGGATGGCGCTCTCACGCACATCACGGATTCTACTGTTATTCTGGTGATATTCCCAACGACCATTGTCGTGTAAAATAACGGTCGAGCCGTTAGAAGCCATTGCGACAACATCTTCAGCGAAGACATTTGCGGCAATCGCAAAGACAAGAGCCATGCAGGCTCTCGAAAGATTTTTCATTCCACCCATAAGTACTCCGTTTTTATAAAACATCCCTTTACCTATGAGTAATATATATCACAAAATCGATTTTATCGAAAAAAACAAAATATTTGTGAAAATTCATAAAAAAAATGTGAGTTATGTAACAATTTTAAAACTTATTTTTGTACCGAAACCTAAATTTGCACCATGTCCGGAAAAATTCGATTTGCACCAAGCCCCACAGGATACCTTCACGAAGGCCATTTGCTTTCGGCACTTTATGTGTGGGCAGCGGCAAAAAAATGGAACTTAAAGATCCACTTGCGAATCGAAGACCATGACCAAAGCCGCGCACGACCCGCCTATATTGCTGGCATCCGAGAAGATTTGGCTTGGCTTGGGTTTAAATACGATTCCGAGAGCATACAAAGTGCACGCGGACAAGTCTACGAAGCGGCCCTCCAAAAGTTAAAAGAAAAATCGTTAGTTTACCCGTGCTATTGCAGTCGCAAGCAGCTCCTCGCCGAAAACCCGCAAAGCGAAACCGGTGAAATCATTTACCAAGGGAAGTGTTTGCACGAAACGCGCGTCATCCCGCTCCCTCACAACCTCCGCTTTATTGTCCCGAATAAGTTTATTGACTGGCACGACCTGCGTCTAGGGGACTTTCACGAAAACCCGAAACTCCAATGCGGAGACTTCCCCATCCGCGACCGCGACAACCAATGGACATACCAGTTCGCCGTCTGCGTAGACGACATCGACGAGCAAATCACGCACATCGTCCGTGGCGAAGACATTCGCAATTCCACCGCCCGCCAGATTGCGCTCATGGAAGCTCTAGGACGCACAGAGCGTCCCATCTACCTGCACCACCCGCTCATCGTAGACGCGAACAACAAGAAGCTTTCCAAGCGCGAACTCGCCCACAGCCTACGCCAAGATAAAGAAGCGGGAATCACGCCCGAGATGCTTTTCGGACGCGTCTGTTACAAGGCTCACCTGACTGAAAACGACACACCCATAGCCCTCGTTGACGCGATATCCATAATTATGGAAACTCTCTAGCGTTTTATTAGTTAAAAAAAATTTATATTCATGACATGGCATCAACGTCCGTGTCCGCAACCATTGAAAAAATTCGTGAAGAGGCATCAGTCTTTGAAAGCAAAGACCGCTTGCTCTGTTTTTCGCAAAAAAATAAATTCCAGTCCCCACTGCTTTTAGGCAATGGCGACCAGTTTTTTGAAACATGGCAAAACGAGCCCTCCCCACGCGCGTTTTCACAATTCTTCCCCATCTCTGCAAAATACGATGAGGAAAAGCAAGCCGCCGACCTCGACAAGTTCCGCAAGGTTCTCAAAGCAAAGACCGAAGACTTTTGCAACCAGGACTTGTACATCGCAACGGGATTCATCAAGTGGGGCGAAAAGAGCCTCGCTCCAGCGATCCTCATCCCGCTCGACTACGACGCTGAACACGACACGGTCGCCATTTCGGCACGCGCCCCAATAGAAAATATTGCTCTCTCGACACTTGATAAAGAAATCAAGTTCCCTGTAGCACTTGACTTTTTCAAGAACGGGACTTTTGCCATCCAGAAATTTTTTGACGCCCTCGAAAAAAAGATAGCGTCCAAAGCCGATTGGAAATTTACACGTAACGGCTACTGCGTCACGTTCTACAGCACCAACAGACTTCTCCTCAAAAAGAAACTGGCGAATGAATGCTGGACAACCGCCAAAGCCGCCAACCACGATTTCTTCATCGCAACGATAGGCAATGAAGGCTTCATGCCGCAGCCATCGCTCTTTGAAGAAATCCCCTACGACCACGTTTACAGCCCTGCGGATCATTACTTCCCGTACACGACTGATTCGCAGACAAACAAAGCGGTTATCGACGCGCTCAATCCAAAATGTTCCGCCTTTGCCATACAAGCACTCCCCGGATCAGAAAAAGCAAAGGCAGCTGTCAACATCACCGCAGACCTTATCCAGCAAAAGAAAAAAGTTTGTGTGGTAAGCCGCCGTGCCATTTCCAAGCTCAATTTTGAAAGCGCCTGGAAACCGCCATTCCGTTCGTTCCAAGGTCCTGACCGCGACACGCTTCAAACGCAGTTGAGCGAAACAAGGGCAAAGCTCGTCTCCTATTACGACGCCGTCAATTTTCCGCTCAAGCCCAGTGACGCTAAACTCACAGAACTGCTCGACGAAATTGCAAAGTTAAGACCTGTCAAGACAAAGTTTGCTAGCGACCTTTTCGAGAATATCGAAGACGTTCGCTATAAAAAGTTCAAGTCCATGCTCTCTAGCCTGGAACAAATGGAACAGCTGTTCTTCAACGAAAACGGCATCGAAATTTACAACGCCTTTGAAGGGGTTACACGACCAGCCGCATCGCAAGAGCGCAAGAACCTGATTGGCGAAGACTTGATTCAGGCTAAAGCTCTTGTCGAAACAATCAAGCCTTTTGTCGCAAGCATCAACAAATCCAAGCTCTATCTGGATGGATTCAAGCTTTCTGACATTTTAGAACTTGTCTCTATTTTCAAGAAAAACTTTGACAAGGAAATGCCCGGCTTCGAAGATTGGGACCTCCATTCAAACGGATGGATTGCCTACCAGGACGATCTCAACGACTTGCCAAACGCAGGCGCCCGCTGGTCCAGCTACCGTCGCAAGGGTTCCGACATCTTTACCGACGACGCCATCGAAGCAAACGTCCTTGCCGCACGCAAAGAATTTGAACAAAGTTTGAGTTCCGCCCTCAAGGCGCTCTCGGACCATTACCGCAGACCCAAGCGTCAACTGCTCAGCGTATTCAAGGATCCCAAGAGCATCACCTCCGATAACATGCTCATGGAGCAAATCGATAAGCTTATCGAAATGCAGGAATACAAGCGCAAGTACACGGATTCTTCTGTACTCGCCGCCCGACTGTTCGGCAAAGACTGGAAATACGAAAAGACCGACTGGAAAGATTTGGCAGACAAGATTCGCCATTACTACGTGTTCCGCGCACACATCAAGAATAGCGAACAACACGACTACTTGTTGCAATTGCTTTCCAAATGGCACTTGTTCAAACAATTCGCCGAAAGTCTGGACAAGATACAAATCAGCGCTCAAGAACTGCAAAAGAAGCTCCAGAGCATCAGCAAGTCTTTCAACTTGAGCGAATCGATGGATACTCAAACGGTCGACTCCTGGATTGACAAGATTGAACGCTGGTCTACATATTGGGATTCGCAAGACATTTATTTGCAACTTTGCGAGCACATCGAAAACATCTGCGATTCGCCCTGTGAAAACTTGGCACAATTTGTAAAGAGTTCCAAGAACGCAAGCAAAGACCTCGCCATGGCATTTGCACGCGCCTGGACGAACCGCCAAATGCAAGCCGCCTCTGCAGAATGCCCGGAATTGTTCAGCCCTTCCGCAAAGAACAGGAAGCAGCAGGGCAAGCAATACAGAACCCTTTTGGACCAGTTCTGCAATGCTAACTTTAGAGAATCTCACGATTCCGTTGAAAAGAATCCCGACTTGCTCCGTAGTTTCAAGCTATCGCAAACTTACGAACAAGATTTCGATTCATTCGACGTTACGTTATTCCTAGATGCCGACTGCATGACCATCGCCGAAGCGATGCCTGGAATTTTAAACTCAAAGAAGATTATCCTCTTTGGCAATCCTTGTGCGCCCACGCTCGAAATGCTCCCGATGGATGCCTGCAATATGGAAACCTCTTCGCAATCCATATTCTTCAAGGACAACGTTCTTTCGGCTGCACTGCGCAAGGGAATCCCCACACGCGTCATCGGCTACACAATGCAATATGCAGACCCGTCGTTATTCAGTTTCGCCAATAGCAGAATCTACAATAACGAAATGGCGCAGTTCCCGAACAGCAATTTGCCAACAGCCAAATTGCAGTCGCTCAAAATCGTTCGCGATAAGATTTTATCCATCGCCGAAAAGGCGGTGCAACATGCGACAAAGAACCCAAGCCAGACACTTGGGATTCTCGCCTCAAACCAATCTCTTTGCAACGAAATTGAAGAAGCCATCCAGAACCTTCTGAAGAAGTTCCCGAACGCATCGAGATTCTTTACGCAAGGGAATCTTACAAACAAGTTCTATATAAAGACGATTGAACGCGCTATAGACTTGTACCGCGACGTCATCTTCGTCTGTGTCGACATTGATAACATGACAAGCATCGCCGGAGCATGCAAGCTTTCGATTTGCACAACACTTGCAAAACAGAGCCTGAGCCTGTTCATGACGAACGAAGATGCCGACAAGTTCGCCAATGCCAAGCTGAATCTTTTCCAAGAATGGGTCAGCTCGTTAAAGAGCAAAACGACAGCAGAAAACACCATTGCATACGTCCAAAGTTCTGTTCTCGACGAACAAATTAAAGAAGTTTTCAAAAACGAATCCATAGCCTACAAGGACTATATCGCTCAAGGCGATATTCCTATAGGTCCGGTCGTCATCGATGCAAACAACTCCAAGCGTTTTCTCGCCGTTATCGAGACCGATTGCAATTGCGCACCGTTCAAGGAATCCATCGAAGACCGCGAATACACGCGCCCGAACACTCTTTCGAGACTCGGCTGGAAGGTCCTCAACATGTGGCTCCCGCTATGGAACATCTCGAATGCAGACGAAAAGGAAAACTTGATTGCCACTATTGCGATTGAGCAAAGTGTCGCACCGCCACCGCAAGAAGACATTCCTCTCGACGAAGCAGAACCGCACACCGAAGCCAAAATCGAACCGTACTGCGTCAAGCATCCGGCGATGACAGAAGCAAGCAGCAAGCCCATTACGGAGCTTTCGATGGACACGATTATCGAAGAGCTCAAGTTCTATGTCGATAGCGAAACGCCCATCCATGGCGAGCTTTTGTTGCAGAGGCTTTTAGAGAGGCACCACGTCGAACGTACTAGTACCAAGATAAACACCATCCTAAGTGAAGCGATCAAGCTTGCACTGCACCAGAAGCAGTTTATCAAGACGGGGCCGTTCTTCTACTCGCTCACGAACAAGAATGTGGTGTTGCGCGACCGTTCCGGTAGACCCGACAGCGAACGCAAGATGGCTTACGTGCCTCCCGAGGAACGCGCCCTCCTGAAGCTCGACGACCACAGCATCAAGCAAATGCTAGGCGTGCTGTAGGCGCCTCCAGTGTGACAATGGCGACCCCGGCACAAGGCCGGGGTGACAAGGCAAGAATGTATAAATACAAAACAAGAGCAGGCGGAGCCTGCTCTTTGTGCTTTAAGCGTTTGGACAAGCCTTAACGAAGCTTGACGACAAATGCGTTGATGTTATAAGCGGAAAGTTCGCGAGCCTTATCTTCGGCAACCTTGCGCTTTGTCCATCCACCGCCACGGAGCTTGTAGAACGGAGGATCGAACACCACCTGAATGGTGTAACCCGTGCTTGCAGAAAGCTGGGCTTTGCGTCTCTGAGCGGCATCAAAATCACCGACAGCTTCGAACTGGAGCATGTAGTAACCATCAGCCTTGTCGTTCTTGCCAGTCACCTTGGCAGGCACAGCAGAATTGCTTGTCGTATCGCGGAGCGATGCATTAAGCGTCGGCTTATACTCGTTACCGCGGAAAAGGGAATCCAAATCAGTTGGCGATCCGGCCCAAGCCATCGCGCATAAAGAAAGGGCAATTAAAATCTTTCGCATGTTCGAAATATAGAAAAAGCCTCCCCCTAAGGGGAGGCTTTAAAACCTTTACAGGTGCGTTTTATTCATTCGCAAGTGGAGGGAGGCTGCCAACTTCATTGGCGTTGTGACGGACACCCCACATTTCAGACTTTTCAAGCTTGTTCTTCTTGCCATACTTATCAAGCTGAACGAAAGTCTTGACCTTGGAGATGTAAGCACCGGAACCCACCATGCGGTTATCGTTGGACTTCATGTTCCAAACAAGGACGATGTTTCTACGATTCTTGACGCAGTTGCCACCGAAGAGGTCCTTGTCGTTGCAGTACACACGACCCTTCTGATTTGCGACAACGCCACCCAAGTTCGTGAAGAGCTGGAATTCGTAGTCGAAGTAGATATTGGCGAGATCTGCATCGGCGAATTCTTCCTTAGATTCCTTCAAGGCACCCATATCGCTCTTGACAAACCAGCCATGCGGAATATAACCATATGCATCATAGCCAGCACCACCAGCGCGGATATCCTTTCTGAAGTCATTTTCGTTCTTGTTAGCATCGTAGGTCATCACCGTGAACACCGGGAGTTTTTCGATTTCAGCCGGAGTATGGTTCGTCGGAATACCGCCCTTAGCACTCGGAATGAGTCTTACGATATAAGAGCTAACGTCACCAGTAATCAAGGCCCAAGGAGACGGGAGACGGTCCGTAGCATCGTAGCCAGGAGCAACGTTCCAGTTATGGGTTGCATCTTCAGCCGGGCGGAGAGTATCAGCACCAGGAGCAGAAGCGTAATCAGACTGGTCAGCAATCAAGCCTTCGCCATTCAAGCTTCTGAAGTGGATGTAGTCACCTGCCTGCGGGAATACAGCAGAACTCTGGCTATAACGGAGGTTCTGAGTTTCAAGATACTGTTCACCGTAGCTGATGTTTTCATCGACATCGATAAATTCTTCGTAATGACGAGTCTTGCCGTTGTTGATGAAGAACGAGAACACCTTGTCACCTTCTGCAACACCTGCAGTGGTCTTCCTAACCGGTTCAGAGAAGCGAACCTTCAGTTCAACATTCTTACCCGATTCGCCAGCCATAGCAAGTGCAGAGACGATCACCGGAGCAATACGGTCGTAAATATCTTTTTTGAAAGCAGTCGTAATAGGATCGCTTGTCGGAGTAGGCCTGTAGGTAGCCCAGGACCTAATTTGACCAATACCGCCAGTCTTTATGTCCTTGGAGAGGTTCTTGCCACCAAGCTTGATGACCGGTTCGCAATAATCCGGTTCGACATTTGCGGTATTGCAAGCTGCACCAGCTGCGATTTCATCCTTTTCAAAGACCACGGAATCCGTTTCATTTTCCCAGAAGACTTCAATCTTATTCGGGAGAGAGTCCTTATGGAACGGACGATGGTAGTAAGCAACGAGGGAGTCACCGATACCATCAAGGTATTCCTTAGCCGGGTCAAAGTACGGAGATTCGATATTCATCGCCATGTCAGAGACCTTACCATGAACGTCGTAAATGTCGGCAAACTGTAATACAGGAACCTTCGGTTCTATGAACTGCAAGTTCGTGTAGAGAGCATGCACATTACCAGCACCAGCGAGGCTTACATCAAGCGTAGCAAACTTCGGACTCTCATAAACCTGAGAAGATGTAACCACAACTTTACCACGGCCATTAATAATTTCACCGCTGACCATATCAAGACCGGCAGAAGTTTCACCGCCCTGAGCGAGCATAAAGTTGCAGTCTTCTCCACAGGGGGTATCATCAGGATTTAGAGCTAAGACATAAAACATTTCCGGAGACCCCTTCACACGCGTTGTGTCCGACCGGTCAGAGGAAATGATGTTCGTCGAAGTCGGGCCGTCCACAAAGACGAGCTGCGGCACGAAGAACTTGACCTTAGCGGCACGAGTGCTACCCACCACGTTCACAGAGACAGAGTCTTCCAACTTTGTACCCATGGAGCGAGCGAGGATCGTCACATAGACCGTATCGATACCATCATTCACTTCACGAGATGCACCCGGATTAGCAATCTGGGAAAGCTTGCCATTCTTCATTTCGTAGAAGACGGCATTAGCATTAGAAGAGCTCAAAGAGTAGCTACCTGTAGAGGCTTGCATTTCGAGAGGATCAGTGCAATCAGGAGTGGTGCAAGGATCGCGGAGACCGGCAATGTAGAGCGGAACGAGCTGGTCGACGTCCACAGCGCCATCCTTCGGAACAGCAGCCATCTTGCGTTCGATAAATTCATACGGGAGGCTATGGTTGCCAACATCGTCCACAACGACAGCGGTACGATTCGCAACACCAAGCTGACCGACAACATCAACCGTAATAGCCTTGAAATCATTACCAATGCGGATGATCAAATAGTACGTGTCAGCAGGAAGGAAGTTCTTCAACACATCCTTATTGACAATCGGATCATACGAAGTGGACACATTTATGCCATAATTCTTGCCGTCAAAATACTGTTTCGGATTGGCTTTTAAATCATCAACAGTAAGAACAACCTTGGTCGGATCCTGTCCGGTCGGGTCTTTGGTAAGTTCATAGTTAATTTCCATACCAGCGAGTTCCGCACCGCACATCGTCTTGTCACCACCAGCCGGATCTACTTCAGCAGCGCAGTTGCTTGCACTAGATTTCTTGTAGCAAATAGAGTAGTGCTGGTTACCATTATCAATGTAATCCGCATGGGCTTCACCCTTATTGTTCTTCTTATCAGTAATGCCTGTGGTCTGCTGGATGTACATGTTTGTCTTGATATGGACGTTACTCATCGTCGTACGACGGTCGCAGAAGTAGATATCGATCTCATAGTTGGAACCAACATCGGCATCCGGCATGAACTTATCCAAGTCAACGTAACCCGGAGCGGCAAGGTGAGTACCACCAAGGTCCACAGCGAGCTTGTTATCAATAAAGACCCAAATGTCATCGTCACCACGGAAACTGAACTTCAAGCCCTTCTTGAAGCGGAAGCTTGCATGAGATTCAAAGCAGAAGTGCTGGTTACGGCCACCCTTCGTAAGAACTTCGGAATCGCTAGCACCAGAAGTCCAACGAGGAACACCACCTGTAGG
This is a stretch of genomic DNA from Fibrobacter sp. UWB13. It encodes these proteins:
- a CDS encoding fibro-slime domain-containing protein; the encoded protein is MNNRINSLKWWVLGCIMLFAGAQSAFAALACEGTVYFKLPEGWTSAYAVAGGQKAEFEKSTFANWLQVSASKIGGPNSAKGFVIEETGANDCNSGHCARKDSMNVKYLQISDNSATAFTCSDFGSAGELWISAHPDPNKANITYMSKTPPDVKYFYVFLPNNETWKSAIPLLVEDGKDHELELDEQCGWYFRRYIDEALPSKVLIRRDDDTEVKEAIGKDGGWQVEGTAAEPIGLEGMFALFDSDELFFVADPDEATKLPSDEMGWYDTRPNVVGKCSYDLAALIYDTDASLHGAFTCNPDWAPGQTPAQAHANACYTASAKYQVASAGGEVPCIGVTKGMVESTLQRDATTGRKKMVLTTKGKSCFGAQAEEAFTAMFNYTPGVNEKYCFNMTFNQVSDGKFEFESDTYQSPGAPVVGGFYPAEEPPLDSGMTPGERPVMLSARLAAAENKRKAEGPIFFCADYNNQLSKSPDGLRTIHATEGVAMSDLICNGPGWDGGIDCEGLFAAGEEFKDTPDAAQITKKLGVTWEGDGWGWGCPNMGPLGWTYFKEGTETVAGKLVEKNQVPTGGVPRWTSGASDSEVLTKGGRNQHFCFESHASFRFKKGLKFSFRGDDDIWVFIDNKLAVDLGGTHLAAPGYVDLDKFMPDADVGSNYEIDIYFCDRRTTMSNVHIKTNMYIQQTTGITDKKNNKGEAHADYIDNGNQHYSICYKKSSASNCAAEVDPAGGDKTMCGAELAGMEINYELTKDPTGQDPTKVVLTVDDLKANPKQYFDGKNYGINVSTSYDPIVNKDVLKNFLPADTYYLIIRIGNDFKAITVDVVGQLGVANRTAVVVDDVGNHSLPYEFIERKMAAVPKDGAVDVDQLVPLYIAGLRDPCTTPDCTDPLEMQASTGSYSLSSSNANAVFYEMKNGKLSQIANPGASREVNDGIDTVYVTILARSMGTKLEDSVSVNVVGSTRAAKVKFFVPQLVFVDGPTSTNIISSDRSDTTRVKGSPEMFYVLALNPDDTPCGEDCNFMLAQGGETSAGLDMVSGEIINGRGKVVVTSSQVYESPKFATLDVSLAGAGNVHALYTNLQFIEPKVPVLQFADIYDVHGKVSDMAMNIESPYFDPAKEYLDGIGDSLVAYYHRPFHKDSLPNKIEVFWENETDSVVFEKDEIAAGAACNTANVEPDYCEPVIKLGGKNLSKDIKTGGIGQIRSWATYRPTPTSDPITTAFKKDIYDRIAPVIVSALAMAGESGKNVELKVRFSEPVRKTTAGVAEGDKVFSFFINNGKTRHYEEFIDVDENISYGEQYLETQNLRYSQSSAVFPQAGDYIHFRSLNGEGLIADQSDYASAPGADTLRPAEDATHNWNVAPGYDATDRLPSPWALITGDVSSYIVRLIPSAKGGIPTNHTPAEIEKLPVFTVMTYDANKNENDFRKDIRAGGAGYDAYGYIPHGWFVKSDMGALKESKEEFADADLANIYFDYEFQLFTNLGGVVANQKGRVYCNDKDLFGGNCVKNRRNIVLVWNMKSNDNRMVGSGAYISKVKTFVQLDKYGKKNKLEKSEMWGVRHNANEVGSLPPLANE
- a CDS encoding SPOR domain-containing protein, with the protein product MRKILIALSLCAMAWAGSPTDLDSLFRGNEYKPTLNASLRDTTSNSAVPAKVTGKNDKADGYYMLQFEAVGDFDAAQRRKAQLSASTGYTIQVVFDPPFYKLRGGGWTKRKVAEDKARELSAYNINAFVVKLR
- a CDS encoding glutamate--tRNA ligase family protein, coding for MSGKIRFAPSPTGYLHEGHLLSALYVWAAAKKWNLKIHLRIEDHDQSRARPAYIAGIREDLAWLGFKYDSESIQSARGQVYEAALQKLKEKSLVYPCYCSRKQLLAENPQSETGEIIYQGKCLHETRVIPLPHNLRFIVPNKFIDWHDLRLGDFHENPKLQCGDFPIRDRDNQWTYQFAVCVDDIDEQITHIVRGEDIRNSTARQIALMEALGRTERPIYLHHPLIVDANNKKLSKRELAHSLRQDKEAGITPEMLFGRVCYKAHLTENDTPIALVDAISIIMETL
- a CDS encoding PolC-type DNA polymerase III, with translation MLKFAVVDLETTGGHGEDNRIMEIGIALMDGSEIVETYHALVDPGKPITPFVRELTGITDEMVSGQPQFGVIAEHVAALLQDRIFVAHNVQFDCKYMTAELKRCCIKFNPARLCTVKLSRRVFPGQPSYSLHKLTESLGLPDFNHHRALDDTLAAAAILRSALEKVGEAGVMKNVVNISVAKKQAFSK